A genomic region of Desulfosarcina ovata subsp. ovata contains the following coding sequences:
- a CDS encoding ABC transporter permease, translating to MNALRRILTLIIKELAMVMRDPKSRMVVIVPPIIQFFVFGYAATFDLTDVGYAVLDESRTVESRALLARFQGSANFKCVAILDSDRQIREVIDRQRVRLVLHLPADFSKRLHTGRAAVLQVIADGRNSNVASVALGYVNTIVEGYNQELVQEAGSDPARPELELVERVWFNENMESRWTIVSALGGTISMIVVMILAALSVAREREFGTFDQLLVAPFRPVEILIGKAMPGLVFGLADALLLSAAAVFWFHIPFRGSLTALCAALAVFMIAVVGVGLFVSALSTTMQQALLGALMFIMPAVILSGFTTPIENMPPWLQTGTLANPLRYVVAALRQVFLAGADTAAIWPELWPMLIIAGLTLPAAAGTFRHRTH from the coding sequence ATGAACGCCCTTCGCAGAATACTCACCCTGATCATCAAGGAATTGGCCATGGTCATGCGCGATCCCAAAAGCCGCATGGTCGTCATCGTACCACCGATCATCCAGTTTTTCGTGTTCGGCTATGCGGCGACCTTTGATCTGACCGATGTTGGCTACGCCGTGCTGGATGAATCACGAACCGTGGAATCCAGGGCGCTGCTCGCCCGGTTCCAAGGCTCGGCGAATTTTAAATGCGTCGCCATCCTGGATTCGGACCGGCAGATCCGCGAAGTGATCGACCGCCAGCGGGTACGGCTCGTTCTCCATCTGCCGGCCGACTTCAGCAAACGCCTGCATACGGGCCGTGCCGCGGTGCTACAGGTCATCGCCGACGGGCGCAACTCCAATGTGGCGTCCGTCGCCCTGGGCTATGTGAATACCATCGTAGAGGGTTACAATCAGGAACTGGTTCAGGAAGCGGGATCCGACCCCGCGAGACCCGAGCTGGAACTGGTGGAACGGGTCTGGTTCAACGAAAACATGGAGAGCCGCTGGACCATCGTGTCCGCCTTGGGAGGCACCATCAGCATGATCGTGGTGATGATTCTGGCCGCATTATCTGTGGCCCGGGAAAGGGAATTCGGCACCTTCGACCAGCTTCTCGTGGCCCCCTTCCGCCCCGTCGAGATCCTGATCGGCAAGGCCATGCCGGGACTTGTCTTCGGACTGGCCGATGCCCTGCTGTTGTCCGCGGCCGCCGTTTTCTGGTTCCATATCCCCTTCCGTGGCAGTCTGACCGCGCTGTGTGCCGCACTGGCGGTGTTCATGATCGCCGTGGTCGGGGTCGGCCTGTTCGTATCCGCGTTGTCGACGACCATGCAGCAGGCCCTGTTGGGCGCGCTGATGTTCATCATGCCCGCCGTCATCCTCAGCGGGTTCACGACGCCCATCGAAAACATGCCCCCCTGGCTGCAGACGGGCACCCTGGCCAACCCGCTGCGCTATGTGGTTGCCGCGCTCCGCCAGGTATTTCTGGCCGGTGCGGATACGGCCGCGATCTGGCCCGAGCTCTGGCCCATGCTGATCATCGCCGGCCTGACCCTGCCGGCGGCCGCAGGGACGTTCCGGCACCGGACGCATTAG
- a CDS encoding efflux RND transporter periplasmic adaptor subunit, whose amino-acid sequence MKKPKKTIMGVLILLLAIGTGGYLWKTVRSHEPADDGLTLYGNVDIRDAQLAFKEQEVVREVLVEEGDTVTQGQILARLDSDRLTSQLKEAEAQYAAQQEVVRRLTNGTRRQEIKQAEARVVEARVQVRNAARRVRRLEKTAPVGASTEQDLDDARASLDMARAALNVHQESLALAREGTRKEEIAEAKQVLEARDAHLSLLRQRLADTVLHAPAKGIILSRILEPGEMAMPTRPAFVLALSEPKWVRAYLPEPALGHIRQGMTARIHSDSFDDRFFDGRVGFISAQAEFTPKSVQTAQLRTQLVYEVRIWTDDPADELRLGMPVTVTISVPPSIAQSENPKKGFRPGMEG is encoded by the coding sequence ATGAAGAAACCAAAGAAAACGATCATGGGGGTGCTGATACTGCTGCTGGCCATCGGGACCGGAGGCTATCTGTGGAAAACCGTGCGGTCGCATGAGCCGGCCGATGATGGGCTGACCCTCTACGGAAACGTTGACATCCGGGATGCACAACTGGCGTTCAAGGAACAGGAGGTCGTCCGCGAGGTGCTGGTCGAGGAAGGCGACACGGTCACCCAGGGGCAGATTCTCGCCCGACTGGACAGCGACCGGCTGACCTCCCAGCTCAAAGAGGCCGAGGCGCAATATGCCGCCCAGCAGGAGGTGGTGCGGCGACTCACCAACGGCACCCGGCGTCAGGAAATCAAACAGGCCGAGGCACGGGTGGTCGAAGCCCGGGTGCAGGTGCGCAATGCAGCGCGCCGGGTACGGCGACTGGAAAAGACCGCTCCGGTCGGGGCGAGCACCGAGCAGGACCTGGACGATGCCCGCGCCAGCCTGGACATGGCCCGGGCAGCGCTGAACGTGCACCAGGAGTCCCTGGCGCTTGCCCGCGAAGGGACCCGCAAAGAGGAGATCGCCGAAGCGAAACAGGTACTTGAAGCCCGGGACGCCCATCTCTCCCTGCTGCGGCAGCGGCTGGCGGATACCGTGCTTCACGCACCGGCAAAGGGGATCATCCTGAGCCGCATCCTGGAACCCGGTGAAATGGCCATGCCCACCCGGCCGGCGTTTGTGCTGGCCCTGAGCGAGCCAAAATGGGTTCGCGCCTACCTGCCCGAGCCGGCACTGGGACACATCCGCCAGGGAATGACGGCGCGGATCCACAGCGATTCATTCGATGACCGCTTTTTCGACGGACGGGTCGGCTTCATCTCCGCCCAGGCGGAATTCACGCCCAAAAGCGTACAGACCGCCCAGTTGCGGACCCAGCTGGTCTACGAAGTGCGCATCTGGACAGACGATCCGGCAGACGAGCTGCGGCTCGGCATGCCCGTGACCGTAACAATCAGCGTTCCCCCATCCATCGCGCAAAGTGAAAATCCGAAGAAGGGGTTCCGCCCGGGAATGGAGGGATGA
- a CDS encoding efflux transporter outer membrane subunit: MRPSDHRKWFFPYRSLVLFAAWLLVVAGCTTVGPDYETPDLSGQHHADWIAHPQHAETTSLTPSTPANRWWTQFEDVALERLVGRLFASNIDLAEARQCIVEARARRGIVNADRLPQVDVEAAMRTAGTGEEALNFQGPSPGEEIDVYSVGALAGWELDLWGRVARLAEAADRDIEAQYGDYGHARVSLAAELALGYVDARALEARLCLLDRQLGLLEKSLQLSRLCRQVGSGTELALMQVQQRLDQIRSKRPELVRARGVAMHRIAVLIGTPPTKELIPPGTLPKPPHMIGIGLPADLITRRADVRRAEMQYAAAVARVGAAVADRYPRLSLSGSLYFQTDSADGIFDMDALIYSLGPGLRFPLFDSGQIKQTIRVRESQAEQARLHLQGTLLKAVGEVEDAAVGVVQNQQRVAHLRQTDKDARRQVELAEQRYDAGLESLIQVIDAQCDRVTVEDALIIARQHQLGGIIRLYRALGGGWETTAPGRAAFAAIQGGDRR, from the coding sequence ATGAGACCATCTGACCATCGCAAATGGTTTTTCCCATACCGGAGCTTGGTATTGTTCGCCGCCTGGCTGCTGGTCGTCGCCGGCTGCACGACCGTGGGACCGGATTACGAGACACCCGATCTATCCGGGCAGCATCACGCAGACTGGATCGCGCATCCGCAACACGCAGAAACCACCTCATTGACGCCGTCCACACCGGCGAACCGGTGGTGGACGCAATTCGAGGATGTCGCGCTTGAAAGGCTGGTCGGTCGGCTCTTCGCGAGCAATATCGATCTGGCCGAGGCGCGCCAGTGTATTGTCGAGGCGCGTGCCCGCCGCGGCATCGTGAATGCCGACCGCCTGCCCCAGGTGGATGTGGAGGCGGCCATGCGCACCGCCGGGACCGGGGAAGAGGCCTTGAATTTTCAGGGCCCCTCACCCGGCGAAGAAATAGACGTCTATTCGGTCGGTGCCCTGGCCGGCTGGGAATTGGATCTGTGGGGGCGTGTGGCCCGGTTGGCGGAAGCCGCTGACCGCGACATTGAGGCCCAATACGGCGATTACGGCCATGCCAGGGTATCCCTGGCCGCGGAACTGGCCCTCGGGTACGTGGATGCGCGCGCCCTGGAAGCGCGGCTTTGCCTGCTGGATCGGCAACTCGGACTGCTCGAAAAATCCCTGCAACTGAGCCGATTGTGCCGGCAGGTGGGATCCGGGACGGAGCTGGCGCTGATGCAGGTACAACAGCGGCTCGACCAGATCCGGTCAAAGCGGCCCGAACTGGTTCGGGCCAGGGGCGTGGCGATGCACCGAATCGCCGTTTTGATCGGAACGCCGCCCACGAAGGAACTCATTCCGCCCGGCACGCTGCCAAAGCCGCCGCACATGATCGGCATCGGACTGCCGGCGGATCTGATTACCCGTCGGGCCGATGTCCGTCGGGCCGAAATGCAATATGCAGCGGCCGTGGCCCGCGTCGGGGCGGCGGTGGCGGATCGCTATCCCCGACTATCCCTGTCCGGTTCCTTGTATTTTCAAACCGACAGCGCCGATGGCATCTTTGATATGGACGCCCTGATTTATTCCCTCGGACCGGGGTTGCGGTTTCCCCTTTTCGATAGCGGCCAGATCAAACAGACGATCCGCGTCCGTGAATCCCAGGCCGAACAGGCCCGTCTCCACCTTCAGGGGACCTTGCTCAAGGCAGTCGGGGAAGTGGAGGATGCGGCGGTCGGGGTCGTGCAGAATCAACAGCGGGTGGCGCATTTGCGCCAAACCGACAAGGATGCCCGCAGGCAGGTCGAACTCGCCGAACAACGCTATGACGCGGGCCTGGAAAGCCTGATTCAGGTGATCGATGCGCAGTGTGATCGGGTCACTGTCGAAGATGCGCTGATAATTGCCAGGCAGCACCAACTCGGCGGTATCATCCGCCTGTACCGTGCCCTGGGCGGCGGGTGGGAGACGACTGCCCCCGGTCGGGCCGCCTTTGCCGCCATTCAAGGAGGTGACCGAAGATGA
- a CDS encoding DUF814 domain-containing protein → MAESRTIRALGLCSGGLDSILSALVLREQGIEVHWVCFETPFFSAFKARKASEQTGVPLTVQKITPVYMQMMRSPSVRYGKNMNPCMDCHALMFRLAGAMMTDKSFDFLFSGEVLGQRPMSQNRTSLRYVEKHSGFDGYILRPLSARCLPETIPEQNGWVDRNRLLDISGRSRKPQLQLAETYGVNEFPAPAGGCLLTDKIFSRRLRDLFDQQADCPERALHLLKFGRHLRLGPQTKIVVGRTRQDNEMINRNVDPERDLLLKVENYPGPLAVIPDGAEEGTVMLAASICAGYSKAPNHEPVTVSVQGAGTDRKVTVLGVPPGGSKRYMI, encoded by the coding sequence ATGGCTGAATCGAGGACCATCCGCGCCCTGGGACTGTGTTCCGGGGGCCTGGACAGTATTTTAAGCGCGCTGGTGTTGCGCGAACAGGGCATTGAGGTGCACTGGGTCTGTTTTGAAACCCCTTTTTTTTCGGCCTTCAAGGCCAGGAAAGCGTCGGAACAGACCGGTGTGCCGTTGACCGTTCAAAAAATAACACCCGTATACATGCAAATGATGCGATCGCCGTCGGTGCGCTACGGCAAGAACATGAACCCCTGTATGGATTGTCACGCCCTGATGTTTCGCTTGGCCGGAGCGATGATGACCGACAAGAGCTTTGATTTTCTTTTCTCCGGCGAGGTATTGGGACAGCGCCCCATGAGCCAGAACCGCACGTCGCTGCGCTATGTGGAGAAACATTCCGGTTTCGACGGCTACATCCTGCGGCCCTTGTCGGCGCGCTGCCTGCCGGAAACCATCCCCGAGCAAAACGGCTGGGTGGACCGCAACCGACTGCTGGACATCTCCGGCCGCTCGCGCAAACCTCAGCTGCAATTGGCCGAAACCTATGGGGTGAACGAATTCCCGGCGCCTGCCGGCGGCTGCCTGCTTACCGACAAAATATTCAGTCGGCGATTGCGGGACCTGTTCGACCAACAGGCCGACTGCCCGGAACGGGCGTTGCACCTGCTCAAATTCGGCCGCCACCTGCGCCTGGGGCCGCAGACCAAGATCGTGGTCGGCCGCACCCGTCAGGACAATGAAATGATCAATCGCAACGTCGATCCCGAGCGCGACCTATTGCTGAAAGTGGAAAACTACCCGGGACCGCTTGCGGTGATTCCCGATGGCGCCGAGGAGGGTACGGTCATGCTGGCCGCCAGCATCTGCGCCGGCTACAGTAAGGCCCCGAACCATGAGCCGGTCACGGTCAGCGTGCAGGGTGCCGGCACCGACCGCAAGGTCACCGTCCTGGGGGTTCCTCCCGGGGGGAGCAAGCGCTATATGATTTAG
- a CDS encoding (2Fe-2S)-binding protein, translated as MKQEISLKVNGDIYDLYVEPWRTLNEVLREDLNLTGTKLGCGSGDCGACTVMIDGKSVSSCLTLAVEADGKEILTVEGLAPSGEELHPIQDAFIEKGAIQCGFCTPGMELSALNLLNSNLDPNEKEIRHAISGNLCRCTGYNKIVDAIADAGQRMKSQQ; from the coding sequence ATGAAACAAGAGATCAGTTTAAAGGTTAATGGCGACATCTATGACCTTTACGTCGAGCCTTGGCGGACCCTCAACGAGGTGCTTCGCGAAGACCTGAATCTGACGGGAACCAAGTTGGGCTGCGGTTCGGGTGACTGCGGTGCCTGCACGGTCATGATCGACGGCAAAAGCGTCAGTTCCTGCCTCACCCTGGCCGTGGAAGCTGATGGCAAAGAGATTCTCACCGTGGAGGGCCTGGCTCCTTCCGGAGAAGAGCTCCATCCCATCCAGGACGCCTTCATCGAAAAGGGTGCCATCCAGTGCGGATTCTGTACCCCCGGCATGGAGCTGTCCGCCCTCAACCTGCTCAACAGCAACCTTGATCCCAATGAAAAAGAGATCCGGCATGCCATTTCCGGCAACCTTTGCCGCTGTACCGGATACAACAAGATCGTGGATGCGATCGCCGATGCCGGCCAACGAATGAAATCCCAACAATAA
- a CDS encoding FAD binding domain-containing protein, producing MPAPHFDYLAPTTVDEAVAALVKGGKDARVMAGGTDLMVKIRHRALFPKQLISLKRIDGLDAITFDEKSGLTIGATALLADVASHPMIRKHYPTVAEAAESTANVQVRNMGTVVGNLCNASPSADNAPTLIALNAAVNITGPNGTRSMPLDEFFRGPGITALETGEIVTSIVVPTPPAHTGTAYISISQRGQLDCSAIGLGARVTMDGNRCTDVRIVVGACAPIPLRTKAAEKMLVGQELTDDLIRKAAQKASDETSPITDVRASAEYRQKVTTVIAIRALIDARKMAKRKK from the coding sequence ATGCCAGCACCCCATTTCGACTATCTCGCCCCAACAACTGTAGACGAGGCGGTTGCCGCACTGGTCAAGGGCGGCAAGGACGCCCGCGTCATGGCCGGCGGCACCGACCTGATGGTCAAGATTCGCCACCGGGCGTTGTTTCCCAAACAGCTCATCAGCCTGAAACGCATTGACGGTCTGGACGCGATCACCTTTGACGAAAAAAGCGGATTGACCATCGGTGCCACGGCGCTGTTGGCCGATGTGGCCAGCCACCCGATGATTCGCAAGCACTATCCCACCGTGGCCGAAGCCGCCGAATCCACCGCCAATGTTCAGGTCCGCAACATGGGCACCGTGGTGGGCAACCTGTGCAACGCCTCGCCCTCGGCCGATAACGCGCCGACACTGATTGCACTGAACGCTGCGGTCAACATTACCGGCCCGAACGGGACCCGCAGCATGCCGCTGGACGAATTCTTCCGCGGTCCGGGCATCACCGCCCTGGAGACCGGGGAGATCGTCACCTCGATTGTTGTGCCCACACCGCCCGCCCATACGGGAACCGCCTATATCAGCATTTCCCAACGCGGCCAACTGGATTGCTCGGCCATCGGCCTGGGTGCCAGGGTCACCATGGATGGCAACCGTTGCACGGATGTCCGCATCGTGGTGGGTGCCTGCGCGCCGATCCCGTTGAGGACCAAAGCGGCTGAAAAAATGCTGGTCGGCCAGGAGTTGACCGACGACCTGATTCGCAAGGCAGCCCAGAAGGCCTCGGATGAAACATCTCCCATCACCGACGTCAGGGCCTCTGCCGAGTATCGTCAAAAAGTCACCACCGTCATCGCCATCCGGGCATTGATCGATGCTCGCAAAATGGCAAAGCGGAAAAAATAA
- a CDS encoding ABC transporter permease, which translates to MADQKISPMRLHGFLRKEVLQIRRDPSSLLLGIVLPVLLLFIFGYGVSLDPKDVPMALVMEDHGPEARDLATRFDLSPYIEATAAPGMADAEAWIREGRVDGIIRIRNDFSSTLAQNGRAPVQLIQSGVDANRARLIQGYTRGIVAKWIGVRRGRGEAAAAAMVTVSDRMWFNAARNSTDFLVPGLLTLIMTLIGTLLTALVIAREWERGTMEAILATPLRPVEILIGKLLPYFVLGMTGMGLCVVLGVTLFGVPLRGSVLLLITFSSLFLLACLGFGLLISAAVRVQFVAAMLSVIAGFLPAFFLSGLLFDLDSTPLAIRIISHIVPARYFVTISQTLFLAGNVWPVLLPAAGILALMASVLLGLARRKLVRRLPVP; encoded by the coding sequence ATGGCTGATCAGAAAATTTCGCCCATGCGCTTGCACGGCTTCCTGCGCAAGGAAGTATTGCAGATCCGTCGGGACCCCAGCAGTCTGCTGCTCGGCATCGTGCTTCCGGTACTGCTGCTCTTCATCTTCGGCTACGGCGTGTCATTGGACCCCAAGGACGTTCCCATGGCCCTGGTGATGGAAGATCACGGTCCGGAGGCGCGCGACCTGGCCACCCGCTTCGATCTGTCGCCGTATATCGAAGCGACTGCCGCGCCCGGCATGGCCGACGCCGAGGCCTGGATCCGGGAGGGTCGCGTGGACGGCATCATCCGTATCCGCAACGATTTTTCGTCGACGCTCGCCCAAAACGGCCGCGCACCGGTTCAACTGATCCAGAGCGGCGTGGATGCCAACCGGGCCCGCCTCATCCAGGGCTACACCCGGGGAATCGTAGCCAAATGGATCGGCGTCCGCCGCGGCCGTGGCGAAGCCGCGGCCGCAGCGATGGTTACGGTCAGCGACCGCATGTGGTTCAACGCCGCCAGAAACAGTACCGATTTTCTCGTTCCTGGCCTGCTGACCCTGATCATGACCCTGATCGGTACCCTGTTGACCGCTCTGGTGATCGCCCGTGAATGGGAACGCGGCACCATGGAAGCGATTCTGGCCACCCCCCTCCGACCCGTGGAAATCCTCATCGGCAAACTGCTGCCCTATTTTGTCCTGGGCATGACCGGCATGGGGCTGTGCGTGGTTCTCGGGGTGACCTTGTTCGGCGTACCACTGCGCGGATCGGTCCTGCTCCTGATTACCTTCAGCAGCCTGTTTTTACTAGCCTGCCTGGGATTCGGGCTCCTGATTTCGGCCGCCGTCCGGGTCCAGTTCGTGGCGGCCATGCTGTCGGTCATCGCCGGTTTTCTGCCCGCGTTCTTCCTGTCCGGGCTGCTCTTTGACCTGGACAGCACCCCCCTGGCCATCCGGATCATCAGCCATATCGTCCCGGCACGCTACTTCGTAACCATCAGCCAGACCCTGTTCCTGGCCGGCAATGTCTGGCCGGTGCTGCTGCCCGCCGCCGGCATCCTGGCCCTGATGGCCAGCGTACTGCTCGGCCTGGCCCGGCGAAAATTGGTAAGGAGGTTGCCCGTCCCATGA
- a CDS encoding ATP-binding cassette domain-containing protein, whose product MMLATATGNAGMERSVMAARGLCMTFSPKGARPVNALDGLTLAAQPGRVTGIVGPDGAGKTTLMRIAAGMLMPTAGHMTVLGADVATGIDSVRDRIGYMPQQFGLYEDLTVQENLDFYADLQGVPPSERTGRYAHLMHMTGLEPFTDRQAGRLSGGMKQKLGLACCLVKSPGMLILDEPTVGVDPLSRRDLWDIVYTLVERDGIGVVLTTAYLDEAERCHHVALLHEGKLLDEGPPDWFYRRVRQRVYLVTPASGMKPRDALSSLAGRTDVIDATISCGRIRTVFRQPASGLLPTLPDGVASGISPVRPVFEDAFVDRLVSEGAGRKRDWPADGLTEAPPLTGDPTVVVRVAGLTKRFGAFAAVQGIGFEVRRGEIFGLLGANGAGKTTTFRMLCGLLPASSGEITVAGRDLRHSPAEARTRLGYMAQKFSLYRQLSVESNLRFYGKAYGLGRKTLGRRIDWALDEFDLKTRRRLPAGSLPGGYRQRLAMAAAMLHEPDILFLDEPTSGADPLARREFWLRISGFARSGVTVIVTTHFMEEAEFCDHMIIMAHGRTLAKGTPTEIRSIARSEANPDPTIEDAFIALTDERGHPQPEAFGNG is encoded by the coding sequence ATGATGTTGGCAACGGCCACAGGCAATGCCGGAATGGAACGTTCGGTGATGGCCGCGCGGGGGCTTTGCATGACCTTCTCTCCCAAGGGAGCCCGTCCGGTGAACGCCCTCGACGGGCTGACCCTTGCGGCCCAGCCGGGACGCGTCACCGGAATCGTCGGTCCTGACGGAGCGGGCAAGACCACCCTGATGCGAATCGCCGCAGGGATGTTGATGCCCACGGCAGGGCACATGACGGTGTTGGGCGCCGATGTGGCCACGGGCATCGATTCGGTACGCGACCGCATCGGCTACATGCCCCAGCAGTTCGGACTGTATGAAGACCTCACCGTGCAGGAAAACCTGGACTTTTATGCCGATCTGCAGGGCGTGCCGCCATCCGAGCGGACCGGACGATACGCGCACCTGATGCACATGACCGGGCTCGAACCGTTCACCGACCGGCAGGCCGGACGGCTTTCCGGCGGCATGAAACAGAAGCTGGGCCTGGCCTGCTGTCTGGTCAAATCCCCCGGGATGTTGATTCTGGACGAGCCGACCGTGGGGGTCGATCCGCTGTCGCGTCGGGATCTGTGGGATATCGTCTATACCCTGGTGGAACGGGACGGCATCGGGGTGGTGCTCACCACCGCCTATCTGGACGAAGCGGAACGCTGTCACCACGTGGCCCTGCTCCACGAGGGGAAACTGCTGGACGAAGGGCCGCCCGACTGGTTTTACCGGCGGGTCAGGCAGCGGGTCTATCTGGTGACGCCGGCAAGCGGCATGAAGCCGCGGGATGCCCTCTCGTCACTGGCGGGACGGACGGACGTGATCGATGCGACGATTAGTTGCGGGCGCATCCGAACCGTTTTCCGTCAGCCGGCCTCCGGTCTCCTGCCCACCCTGCCGGACGGCGTCGCATCCGGGATCTCACCGGTCCGCCCGGTGTTTGAAGACGCCTTTGTCGACCGCCTGGTATCGGAAGGCGCCGGCCGGAAGCGGGACTGGCCGGCGGATGGCTTGACAGAGGCACCCCCCCTGACCGGCGATCCGACGGTCGTCGTCCGCGTCGCCGGCCTTACGAAACGATTCGGTGCCTTTGCGGCGGTCCAGGGCATCGGTTTCGAAGTGCGACGCGGCGAAATCTTCGGCTTGTTGGGGGCCAACGGCGCCGGCAAGACCACCACCTTCCGCATGCTTTGCGGATTGCTGCCCGCCAGTAGCGGCGAAATCACCGTTGCCGGCCGTGACCTGCGTCATTCGCCGGCCGAGGCGCGAACCCGTCTCGGCTACATGGCCCAGAAATTCTCTCTTTACCGCCAACTGTCCGTGGAAAGCAATCTGCGCTTTTACGGCAAGGCATACGGACTCGGCAGAAAAACGCTTGGCCGGCGTATCGACTGGGCCCTGGACGAATTTGATCTTAAAACGCGGCGGCGTCTGCCGGCCGGCAGTCTGCCCGGCGGCTATCGGCAGCGTCTGGCCATGGCCGCAGCCATGCTGCACGAACCGGATATCCTGTTTCTCGACGAGCCGACCTCCGGCGCGGATCCCCTGGCCCGGCGCGAATTCTGGCTGCGCATCAGCGGCTTTGCCCGCTCCGGCGTCACCGTGATCGTCACCACCCATTTCATGGAGGAAGCGGAGTTTTGCGATCACATGATCATCATGGCCCACGGCCGGACCCTGGCCAAGGGCACCCCCACGGAAATCCGGTCCATTGCGCGATCCGAGGCCAACCCGGATCCCACCATTGAAGATGCCTTCATCGCCTTGACCGACGAACGTGGCCATCCTCAACCGGAGGCTTTTGGAAATGGCTGA